From Candidatus Manganitrophus morganii, the proteins below share one genomic window:
- the sugE gene encoding quaternary ammonium compound efflux SMR transporter SugE, which produces MDWFYLFIAGLFEVAWAVGLKFTEGFTRLWPSVLTVIAMAFSFILLAQALKTIPVGTGYAVWTGIGATGTALIGILLFEESRDIGRIVSLILIVAGILGLKLTASP; this is translated from the coding sequence ATGGATTGGTTTTATCTTTTTATCGCCGGTCTTTTCGAAGTGGCCTGGGCGGTCGGGCTCAAGTTTACCGAGGGATTTACCCGCCTCTGGCCAAGCGTCTTGACCGTCATCGCGATGGCCTTTAGCTTCATCCTTCTCGCCCAAGCGTTGAAAACGATTCCGGTCGGAACGGGTTATGCCGTCTGGACCGGGATCGGGGCCACCGGCACGGCGCTGATCGGCATCCTCCTCTTCGAGGAATCGCGCGACATCGGCCGGATCGTCAGCTTGATCCTGATCGTCGCCGGGATTCTGGGACTCAAGCTGACCGCTTCCCCTTGA
- a CDS encoding HAD-IIB family hydrolase, which produces MRYYALATDYDGTLATEGRVDEATLEALERLRNSGRRLILVTGRELDELLQVFPQVDLFESVVAENGALLYRPATREIKLLAEAPPERFAETLRARGVGPLAVGRVIVATWTPHETAVLETIRELGLELQVIFNKGAVMVLPSGVNKATGLAAALEELGLSPHNAVGVGDAENDHAFLHLCEASVAVANALPSLKEQADWVTRGSRGAGVTELIDHLLAADLADLEPRLTRHEIPLGQREGGETVRLKPYGVSVLLAGTSGGGKSTFATGFLERLSEQGYQFCIIDPEGDYQNFEGAVVLGNPQRAPTVEETIQLLEKPGQNAVINLLGIPMESRPATFEGFLTALMELRARTGRPHWIVIDETHHLLPASWAPALLTVPKELYGFLLITVHPDQVSRAVLSSVDLIIAIGSTPQETIRTFSATLSERTPSVPSVSLEPGEAIGWSRRPKSEPFWFRSIPPRMERRRHLRKYAEGELPPDRSFFFQGPDGKLNLRAQNLTLFMQLADGVDDETWMHHLRQGDYSRWFREAIKDDPLAEEAARIEAEKLSAQESRARIREKIEARYTHPA; this is translated from the coding sequence ATGCGCTATTACGCACTTGCGACCGATTACGACGGAACACTCGCCACGGAAGGCCGGGTAGACGAAGCGACGTTGGAGGCGCTGGAACGATTGCGGAACTCCGGCCGGCGGCTGATTCTCGTCACCGGCCGAGAGCTGGACGAGCTCCTTCAGGTCTTCCCGCAGGTCGATCTCTTTGAAAGCGTGGTCGCCGAGAACGGCGCCTTGCTTTATCGCCCGGCGACCCGCGAGATCAAACTCCTCGCCGAAGCGCCGCCGGAACGCTTTGCCGAGACCCTGCGCGCTCGCGGGGTCGGCCCTCTCGCGGTCGGACGGGTGATCGTGGCAACCTGGACGCCGCACGAGACGGCGGTCCTTGAAACGATCCGCGAGCTGGGTTTGGAGCTTCAGGTGATCTTCAACAAGGGGGCGGTGATGGTCCTCCCCTCCGGGGTGAACAAGGCGACCGGACTTGCCGCCGCCCTCGAAGAGCTCGGTCTCTCGCCGCACAACGCCGTCGGCGTCGGCGATGCGGAGAACGATCATGCCTTTCTCCATCTCTGTGAGGCCTCCGTGGCGGTCGCGAACGCCCTCCCGTCGTTGAAAGAGCAGGCCGACTGGGTCACCCGGGGAAGCCGCGGCGCCGGGGTGACCGAGCTGATCGACCATCTCCTGGCCGCCGATCTGGCCGATCTGGAGCCGCGGCTGACACGGCATGAGATCCCTCTCGGCCAGCGCGAAGGAGGAGAGACCGTTCGTCTGAAGCCGTATGGGGTGAGCGTCCTCCTCGCCGGCACATCGGGCGGGGGCAAGTCGACCTTTGCCACCGGTTTTCTGGAGCGGCTCTCGGAACAGGGATACCAATTTTGCATCATCGATCCGGAGGGAGATTACCAGAACTTCGAGGGAGCCGTCGTCCTCGGCAACCCTCAGCGGGCGCCGACGGTGGAGGAAACGATTCAGCTTCTCGAAAAGCCGGGCCAAAATGCGGTGATTAATCTGCTCGGTATTCCCATGGAGAGCCGTCCCGCCACCTTCGAGGGGTTCCTCACGGCATTGATGGAGTTGCGGGCCCGGACCGGCCGGCCGCATTGGATCGTCATCGACGAGACCCATCATCTTCTCCCCGCTTCGTGGGCCCCCGCCCTGCTGACCGTTCCGAAAGAGCTTTATGGATTTCTGCTGATCACGGTTCATCCTGACCAAGTTTCCCGCGCCGTTCTCTCATCGGTCGATCTCATCATTGCGATCGGGTCGACCCCGCAAGAGACGATCCGCACTTTCAGTGCAACGCTCAGCGAGCGCACCCCGTCGGTCCCCTCCGTCTCGCTGGAGCCGGGGGAGGCGATCGGCTGGTCGCGTCGGCCGAAAAGCGAGCCGTTCTGGTTTCGAAGCATTCCGCCCCGAATGGAGCGCCGGCGCCATCTCCGCAAATACGCGGAGGGAGAGCTTCCTCCCGATCGAAGTTTTTTCTTCCAAGGGCCGGATGGGAAGCTCAACCTGCGCGCACAGAACCTAACCCTTTTTATGCAACTCGCGGACGGCGTGGACGATGAGACCTGGATGCATCATCTTCGGCAAGGGGATTACTCCCGCTGGTTCCGCGAGGCGATCAAAGATGACCCTCTCGCCGAGGAAGCGGCGCGGATCGAAGCGGAAAAACTTTCCGCCCAAGAGAGCCGCGCCCGCATCCGGGAGAAGATCGAGGCGCGTTATACCCACCCCGCCTGA
- a CDS encoding NmrA/HSCARG family protein produces MANKKIIAVVGATGAQGGGLVRAILNDKESGFAVRALTRNVNSDKAKALAQQGVEVVAADIDDVESVKKAFDGAYGAFCLTNFWEHFSAEKEVAQAKNMAKAAKQAGVQHVIWSTLEDTRKWVPLSDNRMPTLHGKYKVPHFDGKGEADQVFGQAGAPTTLLLTSFYWDNMIYFGMGPKKGPDGKLAITMPMGDKKLPGIAAEDIGKCALGIFKKGREYIGKTVGIAGEHLTGAQMAASLTKALGREVRYNDVPPEVYRSFGFPGADDLGNMFQFKRDFNDDFCAARNLAVSRALNPELQTFDQWLGQAKNRIPLE; encoded by the coding sequence ATGGCCAATAAAAAGATCATCGCAGTTGTCGGCGCCACCGGCGCACAGGGGGGCGGCTTGGTCCGCGCGATCTTGAATGATAAAGAGAGCGGCTTTGCAGTGCGAGCCCTGACCCGAAACGTCAACTCCGATAAAGCGAAAGCGCTGGCGCAACAGGGGGTCGAGGTCGTCGCGGCCGATATCGACGATGTGGAAAGCGTCAAGAAAGCGTTCGACGGCGCCTACGGCGCATTCTGCCTCACCAATTTCTGGGAACACTTTTCGGCCGAGAAAGAGGTCGCCCAGGCCAAGAACATGGCCAAGGCGGCGAAGCAGGCGGGCGTTCAACATGTGATCTGGTCGACCCTCGAAGACACCCGCAAATGGGTCCCGCTTTCGGACAACCGGATGCCGACCCTCCACGGCAAATACAAAGTCCCCCATTTCGACGGCAAAGGGGAAGCCGATCAGGTTTTCGGACAGGCCGGCGCGCCGACGACGCTGCTGCTGACGTCGTTTTACTGGGACAACATGATCTACTTCGGGATGGGACCCAAGAAGGGGCCGGACGGGAAACTGGCGATCACCATGCCGATGGGGGATAAGAAGCTCCCGGGGATCGCCGCCGAAGATATCGGCAAGTGCGCCCTCGGCATCTTCAAGAAAGGCCGGGAGTACATCGGCAAAACGGTCGGCATCGCCGGCGAGCATTTGACCGGCGCCCAGATGGCCGCTTCCCTGACCAAAGCGCTCGGCCGGGAAGTCCGCTACAACGATGTGCCGCCGGAAGTTTATCGCAGCTTCGGCTTCCCCGGCGCCGACGATCTCGGCAACATGTTCCAGTTCAAGCGCGATTTCAACGACGACTTCTGCGCCGCGCGCAATCTCGCCGTCTCTCGCGCCCTCAACCCGGAGTTGCAGACGTTCGACCAGTGGCTCGGACAAGCGAAGAACCGGATTCCGCTGGAGTAA
- a CDS encoding endonuclease/exonuclease/phosphatase family protein, with the protein MKAFFILIGSFTLLATLLPLLRTEVWWIRIFDFPRLQITLFAVAVLILYPLVWESGSVWETLFIVLLAASTLYQIGRMLPYTPLWKKQVPESRRPFKESSLRLLIANVWMPNKNAPRLLEIIRKADPDLILILEANHWWQSELDQLEKSHPSLVHHPLENTYGMLLYSRLELVRPEVRFLVQEDVPSIHTGVRLPSGREIALHCLHPRPPAPTQHPRSTERDVELLIVGKEVRGSDKPVIVAGDLNDVAWSRTTRLFRKISGLLDPRIGRKFLNTFHAKYPFMRWPLDHVFHSPHFRLIELKRLPYFGSDHFPIFAALNLEPEAADEQEKPRPRPGDRKEAEEKIGKVKQN; encoded by the coding sequence GTGAAAGCTTTTTTCATCCTTATCGGCTCTTTCACCCTCCTTGCGACCCTCCTTCCCCTACTGCGGACGGAGGTCTGGTGGATTCGCATCTTCGATTTTCCGCGCCTGCAGATCACCCTTTTTGCCGTCGCCGTGTTGATCCTTTATCCACTTGTTTGGGAGTCCGGCTCCGTTTGGGAAACGCTCTTTATCGTCCTTCTCGCCGCTTCGACCCTCTATCAAATCGGACGGATGCTTCCCTACACACCCCTCTGGAAGAAACAAGTCCCGGAGAGCCGGCGTCCTTTCAAAGAATCGTCGCTACGCCTTCTGATCGCGAACGTCTGGATGCCCAACAAGAACGCGCCGCGGCTCCTGGAGATCATCCGGAAAGCCGACCCCGATTTGATTCTCATCCTTGAGGCAAATCACTGGTGGCAGAGCGAACTGGATCAATTGGAGAAGAGCCATCCTTCCTTGGTCCACCACCCTCTCGAGAATACCTATGGGATGCTCCTCTATTCGCGGCTGGAGCTGGTCCGGCCGGAGGTCCGATTCCTTGTTCAAGAAGATGTTCCCTCGATCCATACCGGCGTGCGGCTTCCGTCGGGCCGGGAGATCGCGCTCCACTGTCTTCACCCGCGCCCTCCGGCGCCGACGCAGCATCCCCGCTCGACGGAGCGGGACGTGGAGTTGCTGATCGTCGGAAAAGAGGTGCGCGGATCGGACAAGCCGGTGATTGTCGCGGGGGATCTCAACGATGTCGCCTGGTCGCGGACCACCCGGCTCTTCCGGAAGATCAGCGGCCTCCTCGATCCGCGGATCGGGCGGAAATTCCTCAACACCTTTCATGCAAAGTATCCATTCATGAGATGGCCGCTCGATCATGTCTTTCACTCGCCGCATTTTCGCTTGATCGAGTTGAAGCGGCTCCCTTACTTCGGGTCGGATCACTTTCCGATCTTCGCCGCATTGAACTTGGAGCCGGAGGCCGCCGACGAGCAGGAAAAACCGCGGCCCCGCCCGGGCGATCGAAAAGAAGCCGAGGAGAAAATCGGGAAGGTCAAACAAAATTGA
- a CDS encoding sigma 54-interacting transcriptional regulator, with product MNHHLTQTSDRQARRYRSLLEVAEVISLRRDLDELFRELAQRLPAVVHVNYVALSLYDPDRNLMRLHTLQANVPAEIVGGLEAPIDACPDGFVWKNQRSVLVPDLSKEVRWSRVIQLMREDGALSCCFVPLTTALRKLGAMGFTSSKSEAWDREDLEFLEQVGRQVAVAVENVLAYQEISRLKDKLAQEKLYLEDEIHTEHNFTEIIGESKALKRVLKQAETVASTDSTVLIQGETGTGKELIARAIHNLSGRRERTFVKINCAAIPMGLLESELFGHERGAFTGAIAQKIGRFELAHQGTLFMDEVGDIPLELQAKLLRVLQEQEFERLGSNRTIKVNVRLVTATNRDLPRMIADKAFRSDLYYRLNVFPILLPPLRERPEDIPLLVRYFAQKYSRRMNKQIEAISAETMEALTGYDWPGNIRELENMIERAVILSQESTLFVPLTELKRSSEAAPHRVSTLESAEREHILRILNEANWVIAGPAGAAARLGMKRTTLQHKMKKLNISRPS from the coding sequence ATGAACCATCACTTAACCCAAACATCCGATCGTCAGGCCCGGCGATACCGCTCTTTACTGGAGGTCGCGGAGGTGATCTCCCTTCGCCGGGATCTTGACGAATTGTTCCGAGAGTTGGCACAGCGACTTCCCGCGGTCGTTCATGTGAATTATGTGGCCCTCTCGCTCTATGATCCCGATCGCAACCTGATGCGGCTGCACACCCTTCAGGCCAATGTTCCCGCCGAGATCGTAGGGGGCCTCGAAGCCCCGATTGATGCGTGTCCGGACGGGTTCGTCTGGAAAAACCAGCGGTCTGTTCTTGTTCCCGATCTTTCCAAAGAAGTGCGTTGGTCGAGGGTCATTCAGTTGATGCGGGAAGACGGCGCCCTCTCCTGTTGTTTCGTCCCATTGACGACCGCCCTTCGCAAGCTGGGCGCGATGGGATTTACCAGCTCAAAAAGCGAAGCATGGGATCGGGAAGATCTGGAATTCTTGGAGCAGGTGGGAAGACAGGTCGCCGTGGCCGTCGAAAACGTCCTGGCCTATCAAGAAATCAGCCGGCTCAAAGACAAGCTGGCGCAGGAAAAACTCTACTTAGAAGACGAAATTCACACCGAGCATAACTTTACGGAGATCATCGGAGAGAGCAAGGCGCTGAAGCGTGTTTTGAAGCAGGCGGAGACGGTCGCCTCGACCGACTCGACGGTGCTGATCCAGGGAGAAACCGGCACCGGCAAGGAGCTGATCGCGCGCGCGATTCACAACTTAAGCGGGCGGCGCGAGCGGACCTTCGTGAAAATCAACTGCGCGGCGATCCCGATGGGCTTGTTGGAGAGCGAGCTCTTCGGCCATGAGCGGGGGGCTTTCACCGGCGCCATCGCCCAGAAGATCGGCCGGTTCGAACTGGCCCATCAGGGAACGCTGTTTATGGATGAAGTCGGAGACATCCCGCTGGAGCTGCAGGCAAAACTGTTGCGGGTGCTTCAAGAGCAAGAGTTCGAACGGCTGGGGAGCAATAGAACGATTAAGGTCAACGTCCGCCTGGTGACGGCGACGAACCGCGACCTGCCCCGGATGATTGCCGATAAAGCGTTCCGAAGCGACCTCTACTATCGCCTGAATGTCTTTCCGATCTTATTGCCGCCGCTGCGCGAGCGGCCCGAAGACATCCCTTTACTGGTGAGATACTTTGCCCAGAAATATTCGAGACGGATGAACAAACAGATCGAGGCGATCTCCGCCGAGACGATGGAAGCGTTGACAGGGTATGACTGGCCCGGCAATATTCGGGAGCTTGAGAATATGATCGAACGCGCGGTGATCCTCTCGCAAGAATCGACCCTTTTCGTTCCGCTCACGGAACTGAAACGTTCTTCCGAGGCGGCGCCCCACCGCGTCTCGACGCTCGAGAGCGCCGAGAGAGAACATATCCTTCGAATTCTGAATGAGGCCAATTGGGTCATCGCCGGGCCCGCCGGCGCAGCCGCCCGCCTCGGAATGAAACGGACCACCCTTCAACATAAAATGAAAAAGCTGAACATCTCCCGTCCCTCTTAG
- a CDS encoding LapA family protein: MRQIKIFIGITLLFLVILFVLQNVEPVTLQFLLWSFSLSRALMFFIIFALGIIVGWALGSLSRGRPR; the protein is encoded by the coding sequence GTGAGACAAATCAAAATTTTCATCGGAATCACCCTTCTCTTTCTGGTGATCCTCTTTGTGCTTCAAAATGTCGAACCGGTGACCCTCCAGTTCCTCCTCTGGAGTTTTTCACTCTCCCGCGCGCTGATGTTCTTTATCATCTTCGCGCTCGGGATCATCGTCGGATGGGCGCTCGGGAGCCTCTCCCGGGGGCGGCCGAGGTAA